The bacterium region CTGGTGTCACAGTTAGGCTCCTCTGAAGAGGTAACTTCACCGACCTATACTCTTGAGCATATATACTCTGCAGCAGCACCATACCAACGTATTCACCACTGGGACTTATATCGAGTTTCTGCAGCTCCGATGGAACTCTTTGAAACATTACACGATGTGAGTCAACCTCTAACGCTCGTTGAATGGGCTGAAAATGCACCTGAACTTCTTGACCATCTTGAGCTCGTAGTGAACTTCTCGATCACGAGCGCGACCAGCCGTCATATTCAGGCAACAACCCGACAGATGAAGTGATAGGCGATTGGTCACCTGATTCATTTTATTGGGGTAGTCTCGTGTAGTTGGACCGCATACAACTGGGCGGCTGAAGGAATTTTCTAAGAATTTCTGCCCTCTTATCACCAACTCCCCGAGTTTGCTCCCATTTCCATTCGGGTCTGGTCTCTGGGGATATAGCGCAGTATTCTTTTGCCTTAACCAGTAAGGCTTGTACCACACGAGAAGGAACACCGCGTATTTCCTCCAAGAGATCCTCAGGCGGGAGATCAACGGGCAGAGAATGTCCAAAGGCGAAGGAGGATTCCGGGTCTGTGGCGACTGTAGGTATAGTAAAATTGAGGGCGGAAGCAGGACCGAGAATCCGCGAAGCACTACCGGTGAGAATGAGCAAGAAAGTTGAGATGATGACGTAAACATGGAATGAAGATAAGGTTTCTGGATGTTCTCGGGATGTTGTGGAATGAGATGTGGACTGCATAATGAATAATCGGATGGTGGAGGCAAAAGTTTCCGGTTTGAGAAGTGGAATGTACACGGTGGGTTGGATGCAAGAGAGCTACAAGGCTCTTGTAAGGCCCCGTCTAATAGAAGAGCAGATGCTTCTGCTTTTAAAGCAAGGCAAGATCTCAAAATGGTTTTCAGGGATCGGTCAAGAAGCAATTGCTGTTGGTGCGACACTGGCTATGAAGCCAGAGGAATATATTCTCCCTCTTCATCGTAATCTCGGCGTCTTTACCACACGGGGTGTTCCTTTAGAGCGACTATTTTCTCAATTCATGGGTAAGCAACGCGGGTTTACTCAGGGCAGAGACCGCTCTTTTCACTTCAGCTCTAGAGATCATCATATCATTGGAATGATATCGCACCTCGGGCCACATTTTTGTACGGCACTCGGGATTGCCCTTGGATATAAGTTAAGAGGAGAAGAAAAAGTTGTTCTCGCCATCGGTGGCGACGGGATGACAAGCCAGGGAGATTTTCATGAAGCCTTAAATGTTGCCTCTGTTTGGGAGCTTCCAGTCCTATTTATCATTGAAAATAACGGCTATGCGCTCTCTACCCCTGTCCACGAACAATATGCTTGTGAGAGGCTCTCTCTCCGAGCGGGATCGTACGGAATGTACGGAGAAACGATAGATGGTAATCGCTTTGAAGGCGTTCTTGAGGCCGTTCAACGGATGAGAAAGCTGGTTCTCGCGCGTAAAAAACCAGTTTTACTCGAATGTCAAACCTTCCGCGTCCGTGGTCATGAAGAAGCTTCGGGAACCAAATATGTTCCAGCGCCCCTCATAGCGGCTTGGGAAGCGAAGGATCCTGTTACAAGATTTGAGAATTTCATCACCTCATCAAAGTCATTGACTCCAGATGAGCTTACCCTGATTCGTTCGGAGATTCAGGGAGAAATTGAGGAAGCGTTGGATGCTGCATTCCTAGACCAACATCCAGTACCCAGCTCGTTTAGAGAAGAGTCAGAAGTTTTTGAGCCATTCCTTCCAAACCTGCTGAACGAGCCGTGCTCAGAACTCATCGAGCTTCGGTTTGTGGACGCAATTCGAGAGGGGCTGTATCAAGCAATGGAGCTCGATCCAGAGCTCATCTTCATGGGACAAGATGTTGCTGAGTATGGTGGGGTATTTAAAACATCACTGGACTTCGTCGAGAGCTTTGGTCGACACAGAGTCAGAAACACCCCGCTATGTGAATCGGCGATAGTGGGAGCCAGTGTGGGATTAGCCGTTGAGGGAATCCCATCAGTGATCGAAATGCAGTTTTCTGACTTTGCTTCAACCGCATTTACACAAATCGTGAACAACCTGGCAAAGAAACGTTATCGGAGTGGAATCCCGATGCCTGTTGTTATTCGCATGCCATGTGGCGGCGGTGCCTCTGCTGGGCCATTCCATTCGCAAACATCAGAGTCGTGGTTTTTACACTCGCCGGGATTGAAAGTGGCTTATCCGTCAAATCCTTACGACGCAAAAGGTATGCTCCTTACGGCTATACAGGATCCGAACCCAGTCATGTTCTTTGAACACAAACTCCTCTACCGGAGAGAGAAAGACCTTGTTCCATCTGCAATGTATCAGGTTCCTTTTACTGCGAACTTCGTCTCACGTGGGACTGACTTTTCGATTATCACGTATGGTGTTGGAGTCAGATGGGCGAAAGAATTTCTCGAGCTTCATCCAGAGTTGTCTGTTACGCTGTTAGACCTTCGATGGCTTAATCCTCTTGATATAGAGGCGATAGGAAAAGCTGTGCGGGATACACATCGAGTTCTCGTATTACACGAAGCTTCACTTGTAGGAGGATTCGGAGGAGAATTAGCAGCTCTCATTGGAGAGAGGTTTTTTCAGCACTTAGATGCCCCTGTTATTCGCTGCGGCAGTCTCTCTACGCCTGTGCCTTTTGAACAAGGATTAGAATCCAATTACATGGCAAAAAGTCGACTAGAGGAGTGTGTCAGAAATCTGCTGGAATACTAGCAGTGAGAACAGTTTCCTACGCTACCGTAAGCAGCTTTTTTTTCTTGCCCAGGCCATCTTCACTCGTTTCCGTGGCAGCGCCCTCCTTTTCTGGATCGAGAGCCTCCGTTTCAAATGTCGGATCTACTTTCTTCTGCTTACTTGCACCTCGCCCCTTCGACAGCGCTCGTCCTTCCTGCACCTTATCCGTATTAAGCTGAAGAGAGGATGCCGCCTGACCGGAGCTCGTCGCCGTTGCAGAAGGATTAGTAACCACCTTTGCTGCCGCCGTAGCGGTATTTGTCAAAAGAGCTGAACGCATTTATAACTACCTACTTACAATATCGTGTAATTTTCGGGATTGATGAGATTTTGAAGCTAAAAAGTCAGAAACGCCTGTATTTGGATGCGAATGCAACGTATGGCCTTCTCCCTGAGGTCACAGATTCTCTTACGCAATTCTTGGAGAATTTTCGCTCTAAACCGTTCCTTAACCCCAGCTCCATTCATCTCGAAGGTCAGTCTCCTCGAGCAATCGTCGATGAGGCTCGCAGTCAGCTGTACGTCCAATGCGGGTTACAGGAGAATACTCATCGAATCTTTTTTACCAGTGGTGCTACAGAAGGAAATAACCATGCACTTGCGTATCCATTTCGGGATCTCGATACTCCTG contains the following coding sequences:
- the tsaE gene encoding tRNA (adenosine(37)-N6)-threonylcarbamoyltransferase complex ATPase subunit type 1 TsaE, producing the protein MKAREYQLSELPTVVREFCSHIHPGMGIGFSGSLGSGKTTFIKELVSQLGSSEEVTSPTYTLEHIYSAAAPYQRIHHWDLYRVSAAPMELFETLHDVSQPLTLVEWAENAPELLDHLELVVNFSITSATSRHIQATTRQMK
- a CDS encoding dehydrogenase, yielding MYTVGWMQESYKALVRPRLIEEQMLLLLKQGKISKWFSGIGQEAIAVGATLAMKPEEYILPLHRNLGVFTTRGVPLERLFSQFMGKQRGFTQGRDRSFHFSSRDHHIIGMISHLGPHFCTALGIALGYKLRGEEKVVLAIGGDGMTSQGDFHEALNVASVWELPVLFIIENNGYALSTPVHEQYACERLSLRAGSYGMYGETIDGNRFEGVLEAVQRMRKLVLARKKPVLLECQTFRVRGHEEASGTKYVPAPLIAAWEAKDPVTRFENFITSSKSLTPDELTLIRSEIQGEIEEALDAAFLDQHPVPSSFREESEVFEPFLPNLLNEPCSELIELRFVDAIREGLYQAMELDPELIFMGQDVAEYGGVFKTSLDFVESFGRHRVRNTPLCESAIVGASVGLAVEGIPSVIEMQFSDFASTAFTQIVNNLAKKRYRSGIPMPVVIRMPCGGGASAGPFHSQTSESWFLHSPGLKVAYPSNPYDAKGMLLTAIQDPNPVMFFEHKLLYRREKDLVPSAMYQVPFTANFVSRGTDFSIITYGVGVRWAKEFLELHPELSVTLLDLRWLNPLDIEAIGKAVRDTHRVLVLHEASLVGGFGGELAALIGERFFQHLDAPVIRCGSLSTPVPFEQGLESNYMAKSRLEECVRNLLEY